Genomic window (Paraglaciecola psychrophila 170):
TTGTTGGAAAAAACATAAATTGCTACCACTTGTAGCGGCAATTTCTGTCTCTTTATCGGGCGTTGCGAACGCTAAACTTTTAACAGAAAAAATTGTAGTTACCGCGCAAAAGCGTGTGCAAAACTTGCAGGAAGTGGGTGTATCTGTCACCGCCTTTAACGATGAGCAGCTAAAAGCCCTTGGTTGGGATAACAGCATGGATGTAGCGGCACAAACACCAGGGTTGGTAGCAACCAGTAATACCGGTGACACCTCTAATATTGCACTATTTTCTATTCGCGGTGTGAATCAGGGTGATTTTGCCGAAGGTCAGGAAGCGCCTATCGCGATTTATAACGATGAAGTGTATTTATCTTCTCCCGGAGCTTCGGGGGCTCCATCATTCGATCTTGCACGTATTGAGGTATTACGTGGTCCTCAGGGAACATTGTATGGCCGAAATGCAACAGGGGGTCTAGTACATTTTATCAGTAACAAACCTACCGAATATTTTGAATCTTCAATTGGTTTGACGGTAGCAGAATATGGACAATTCGGTGTGACCGGTTTTGTCAGTGGTGCGCTAAGTGACAATGTTCAGGGTCGTCTGGCAATCTATGACAATAAAGACGATGGTTATGTTTCAAACGCTATCGGGCCGGACTACAGATCAGATGATACAACGTCTGTTCGTGCAATGCTCAATGTGGATATAAGCGATGAAACATCACTGTTAATGATTGGCCGCATGACTGATATCGATACCAGAGGTGGGGTTTATCACAACCGTGCCACCAAATCGACCGCCGATGGTCCTGTGTTTTGTCAATCAGGGGATACCGACTGCGGAGCTGGTATTCGTTATGATGCAAATGGTGATTTAGAAGAATTTCAGGGGTTTTTCGATGGGGATAAAAGCGCGCTAACTTCAGGCAGCCTTTTCGACCCTCGTAACGGTCAGCTTGATGATGGTATTGGCGGAGTGCATGACGGTGCGTTTGATTTTGATGGCGGTGTTGACCGTGAATCGAGTAGTTTAACTGCAATACTCAATACTAAATTAAGTAACGGCATTCACCTCACGAGTGTTACTGATTTTACCACCAGCGATAAAGAGTACCGTGAAGAAGACGATAGCTCAGCGCTTAATCTGGTGACTTATGTTTCTACCGCTGATGTAGATCAACTCTCGCAGGAATTACGGATTGACGGTGATGCTGACAAGCTTCGTTGGACCGGTGGTGTGTATTTTTTGAATATTAAAAATAAATTTAGCGGGGCTTTTCAGTTTCCATCAGATGGTTATCTGCCAAAATATTTGGCTGATTCTGAAACGGATACTGTGTCAATATTCGGGCAGGTAGATATAGACTTAAGCGAAGACTTGTTATTAACAGCCGGTTTGCGTTGGACCGAAGATGATAAAGAATTGTCCTATCAGCTTACCGGAGAAGGTGCTGTCTTTGCTGATGGTTCAGACTTTCTTTATACCGGCGATGTTTATGATTTTAATCGTACCGATTCAGAATTTTCTGGCAAGTTACAGTTAGACTGGCAAGCAAATGATGACCAATTATTTTACATTGGTTATAACCGAGGCACCAAAGGAGGTGGCTTTAATACACCTTCAGATGGTGCAAGCTTAGCCTCTGAAGTGGGTTTCGAACCTGAAGTACTGACATCTTATGAGATTGGTTCTAAAACAAGTTTTGCTGATGGTAATGGACGTTTTAATACCAGCGTGTTTTATTATGACTATGACAATTATCAGGGTTTCTTCTTTTCGGGCACAACCAGTTTATTGATCAATTCTGAAGCCTCTTTTATGGGTGGTGAAGCTGAATTAACTTACGCCACTGATAACGATTGGGATTTTTTGTTTGGTCTAAGTGTGCTTGATACCGAAGTTAATGGCGCATCAAATGACGGAGCAAATGTCATTAAAGATCAGAAGGCTCTGCTGGCACCTGAGATAACCGCAAACGTTCTTATTCGTAAAGAATGGGAACTAGACGGCGCAAGGATCGCTGCCCAGCTATCAACTAATTATATAGGTAAAGAGTACTTTAACCTGATAAATTCCGAGGCTACTGAAGCCGGTAATTATGCACTGACAAATTTCAGGCTGAGCTATTTCTCTGGCGAAACTTGGGAAGCCAGTGTATTTGTTAATAATGTGTTTGATAAAGAAGCCGTGACATTTGGTTATGATATCAGTGACTTTGGTAACTACTCTATCTACGTAGTTAATCCACCGCGCTGGGCTGGTGTCAACTTCAAATACAACTGGTTTTAATAACCTGAAGGCCGCTTTAGTGCATTTCGACTAAGGTGGTTTTCTCTTATCCCAGTTATGTAATGGAGCATATTGTAGCCAACACTATTAGGATGGTAAACATCATAAACGGGGCGTATTACTGTGCATGCACCGTGTGATTTATAGCCAAGCGTAACCTATCAGTTAATGGAGGGGAATTTCGTCACTATGAAATTCCCCTCCATTATTTTTATTGGTACTTTCGGCGTTTAACATAAGCACACTGGATAAAAATCATAGCATTAACTGGTGCTTAAAATTATTCAGCATACTTGCAAAAAGCTCAGGCCGATAAAAAGGTGAGCCATGTCCTGTCATCTCCATCAGTTCAAACCTGCCACTAGGAATAGCATTAGCGATGCGTCGCGCTTCGGGCAGGTTCATGTCTTGGCGACCGCATGCTACAAGTACCGGCACCTTAATGTTGCCCAACATTTCAGACGTATCGGGTTCATGTTGATGAGCCGTATGTGCATTAAACGCAGCGTCTCTATTTTCGTAAAATCGCCATGATTTTTTAGGCACAATCTCAGGCTCGCCTGCTGCGGCTAATAATTGTCTGGCTTTTGCTGCCAAAGCCTTTTGCTCTGATTGCTCGACTGGGGGCGTTAACGCCACGTCAAATAAACCTAAGGCAGTCAACTTTTCTTCATGACGCAATGCAAACTGAGCAGCGGTTCTAGCACCATAAGCCACACCCAGAACAAACGCTTTGGGTATCTGTAAAACATCCATAATAGCGGCTAAATCATCTGCATACTGAGAGAAAGTAAACTCATGGTCTTTACCCCTAGCACTTTTGCCGGTTCCGCGAATATCAAAACGTAAAATACGATATGACTCTAACAGAGTCGGCAATACAGGCTCCCAAGCGGTTAGATTAACGCTGGCCATATTCACCAGAGCCAATACCGGGTTTGAGATTTCACCGTCAAGGGAATAGTGAAATACTATACCGTAAGCTGTAACGGTTTTATTACTTTGTTCGTACGACAAACACATAAGTCTTCCGGATAAAAAACGATATTTAGTTTATTGTATTGATTATTAGGCAGAAATATCAGGTGCAAAAGTAGAATAAATGAAAAGCGCGGCCCCTGATCTCGCTTTCTCATTAACAGCTTTACTAAAGCTGTTAATGAGAAAGCAAAACTAACGTTTCTATTAACTTATCACTGACTAAAAAGAATGAATGCCAACGATATATACATAGGGATGCATATTAACGCTAGCTAGCGTAATATTTTACTTAAATATTTCTGACCGAGAACATTCTAATATGTTGCAAAAATCCTCACTATTACTTCTTTTATGTAGTTTATGCTCTACATATGTTGCTGCCAATCAGGACGTAGAGCAGCAAATAATCCAACATGTTGATACCCAACTCGACGAGTCAACGGCTTTACTTAAACAGCTGGTCAACATTAATAGCGGCACCATGAATTTCGCCGGAGTTAGAAGAGTAGGTATGCTACTGAAACAAAAGTACGATGCTTTAGGCTTTACTACTCAATGGCTGGATGGCAATACATTCGGCCGAGCCGGACATTTGATTGCGACTTATGAGTCAACCAGTCATCCCGATGCTGCAAAAATTTTGTTGATAGGGCATTTAGATACGGTATTTGCTAAGGATGATGATTTTCAAACAATCACTGAACTTGCTAACGAACGTTTGGCTGGACCGGGAATTACTGACATGAAAGGCGGCGATGTGATCATGTTAGCGGCTTTGCAAGCATTACAAAAGCAAGGTTTGTTGCAACAATTAAACATTAAAGTGGTTATGACGGGTGATGAAGAATCAAGTGGCAAACCGTTATCGCTTTCAAAACAAGCCATCATTGACGCAGCGATTTGGGCTGATATTGCTTTGGGATTTGAAGATGGAGACAGCAACATTACCACTGCAGTAACCTCGCGTCGTGGTTCGGTTAATTGGTCACTGACAGTGAAAGGCAAACCTGCCCATTCTTCACAAATTTTTACGGATGAAAACGGCGACGGTGCGATTTTTGAAACGGCACGTATTCTGAATGAATTTCGTGTTCAGCTTCAGCATGAAAAGTTGCTTTCCTTTAACCCCGGTGTAATAGCCGGTGGAACTAGAGTTACCCAGCAAGACGATAAATCAAATTTTAGCGCATTTGGTAAAACCAATGTCATTGCAAAAGACACACTAGTAAAGGGTGGGATCCGTGCTGCAAGCCCAGAGCAACTGGAACGGGCTAAAGTAGTGATGCAAACTATTGTCTCACAAAACCTGCGGCACACTTCAGCCGTTTTAGAGTTTCAATCCGGTTATCCACCAATGGCACAAACATCTAATAATAATGATTTATTGGCATTATATAGTCAAGTAAGTGTGGATTTGGGTTATGGGAAAATCACTGCGGTAAATCCACGTAACGCCGGAGCGGCCGACATCTCTTTTGCCGCATCTCATGTTGATATGTCACTTGATGGTTTAGGCTTAATGGGCAGTGGTGGCCACACTAAGGATGAAGTAGCGGATATGTCGAGTTTTATAAAAAACATGCGAAAAACGGCCATACTCATTTATCGTTTGTCTCAATGATTTATCACTTAATTAGATAATAGCTAAGCAAGTGTCTTGGTATGGAAATGGTATACGCACGGTTATGAATAAAACCTCATGGACTCCATTCCATACCTGACACTTCTTGTTGGTTCGAGTACGACACACGTTTTGTAGACATAGGTCGGTAAAAGGCCAAATTTCTTTTGCAGCGATTGTGTAAATCGTAGACTTTTTAACCCCCCTGAGGCCCTTGATCCAACATGTCTCGAAATATTTCAGTGTCGGATGCATATATGATACTCACACCTTATTTATTGCGGTTTATCACCATACCTTTTTGAACCACACAATAAGGGGTTCAATCTTTGTGGAAAAAAAGTTGATAAATACGTAAGTGGCTAGCTCATGCTTGGGTAATTCTTTAAAGGCACCAAATGAATGAATATTTAGTGCAAAAGCATGCCCTAAATTATTACCTTTAAATTGAAGATGGGCCTCTAAAGCTAATGGTATTCTTGTATAGGTACAATGATGAATAGACACTTTACCTCCTAATATTCAATTTAGATGTATCCAGAATAAATACTATGGCGGAACTAGCCAATTCGCATCAGCTTATGCTTAGACTGAAATCTTGAAATAAATGGTTATTTAGAATGGCAGAAAGCTCTCTAATTGACGGTGTTCCTGAAACGGCTTGATATAAATCTTTAGAACCTACATTTTTATACGCTGACTTTATAGCGGTACTTTCACACCAGTAAAGTTGATATCTCTTAGTGCAATTTTAACACCCTGCTCATGACACCAGTCCATATTATTAAATACTTTTTGCAAACTAAAATGCAGAAGGACGCGTTATACAATTTGGTTCCCTGTTCGAAAGTGATATTATACGATTGTTGATAAATGAAGAAGATACAAAATGAACCGTCGTAAAAAAGGTAATCAGATTTTAAGAGCGCGAGTCAAAAAGGCAAATGCCAAATTGAACCCCAGTAATAAGCCTAAATACATTAGCAAAGCTGATAGGGAGACCGAAACCACCGAGTCTACTCAAGAAAAAAACCTCGTTTCAGAAGAATGAGGTTGATATTGTAATGTTCTTTAAAAGAGGAGCACGGTGTCTTTACTCAATAGCCTGCCCATTAAGAAACGGTGATTTTAGTAAAATGGCAGCTTCGACTGCCTCAACATACCATCAATAATACCTCAAATAGAACTACACACTTTTGTTTACCTTGTTTAATAGCATGGTTTTTACACACAAAACGTTTTTAGCCCTCCATATCAACCAGTATCTAGTTTGATTGACGTAATAGCTCACTCTGTCAATCAATGGAAATACCATTTCTTCCCCTTTTTGGTAATAAAAACAATCCTCTGAACGCTTTAACCAATCATCGTCAGATTTGTTTTTAACATGCAAAAAACTGTAAGGATTACTTAAGCGAATTTCGCGACGCATCTTGATTTGTTCGGGTGTACGCTCTGCATAGTGACGACAGACTGGCGATGGATGGTACAAATTTTGGCAGAAAGGTGGCACTTTACCACTGATGTTTTCTGGCCACTTTTCGCTGGGTGAATTTCTAAAGAAACGCGGCTCACGCCAGTTAATTCGGTAATAATGGCGACGCTCAGATACATTTAATGATTTGTCTTCTTGATCATAAACAACTAAATCATTATCCGTAAAATAAAACTGTGCTTGCCATACGCGCATTTGATTTTTATCGCGCTGCATGGCTTTCACTAACATCGGTCGCGGATCTTCGGTGAGCATTTCATCGGCGTCTAAAATATACCACCAATCCGATGCGTTAAAATTATGATGAAACATATTATATACCCGGTTTCTAAACTGATTACGGTAGATTTCATCGGTATGAGCAGCAATCACAATACGCTTATCACTTAACGCTTTCTCGCAAATAAGCTCCCAACTACCGTCGGTTGAACCGTTATCAAACACATAAACAGTGTCGCAAAATCTAAGGGCATTGTTTAAAGTTTCGAGAATAATATCGGCTTCGTTCTTAATAATACAAATTGCGTTAAGTTTCATATTTCACCTCTGACTAACGTGGATTTGGGCGACTAGATTGGCGGTTTATTCGCGCCATGTTTGCAATTGTTGAAACAAGTATTGGGTGATTAACCACATACCAAATAGATTTCGGTGTAATGGTTTCAATTTACTAACTGGGTGTTTAAGTAGCTGCTTGGCAGCTGTTAATTGACCTGCTTGAATATTCATTTTGGCTAAATGACAAATGTGCGCCGCACAATACTGCAACACAAAAGGTGCAGTAAGCCTATTTACCTGACCTGCGGCTACTTCTGCCAATAATCGCTTGGCAAAAGGTAATATGTCTTGAGGTATATGTCTATCACAGGCCCTATTCTCGCTATCGGTGTGATACAGCATTAAGACTAGCGGTGAATAAATAAGGCTACCCTGTAATGCAATTTGAGAAAAAAGCGCTTGATCTTCACCCATGGCTTCGCCAACGGGGAAACCACCTATCTGCTTAAATAATTGACGACTTATCACTAAACTTGAAGGCATAAAAGGCAAGTCACCTTTAGCACACACCTCAAAGTAATTGTCCATAACACAGCCTATAGGTGATATATCACCTATAGCTAATTTAGGGTTTCGATAAACGCCATCTTCGATAACTTTCTGGTAATTACTGGCGAAACATTGATGTTTAGGGAAACGCTGGATCAACTTGCTCATTTCATATAAATAAAATGGTGTCCATTGATCATCTGCATCAATGAATGCGATATGTCGATGTTGAGCTAATGTCACCCCCAAATTACGAGCAGCAGAAACCCCCTTATTTTTTTGCTTCACTAAGGTCAAATTGGGAATATTGAGTGTGGCCACCTTGTCAGCACTACCATCGGTTGAACCATCGTCAATCACTATAATTTCTGCTGCGGCGAAACGCTGCTCACAGATAGAAGCAAGCGTTCTGAAGACGCTATCAACCTTGTTGTACAAAGGAATAACGACTGAAAATCTAATTATGCTCATAATATTGGTTCCAATTTATGCTTACCAATTAACATTATTTATTACCAAGACTAAATTTATTCTTTCCAATTTAGAAGAGCGGCTTGCACGGCTGCATCGGGTTTCATAATGGGTACTGCAAAGCCTGTGCCAACGCCTTGATTTAGCTG
Coding sequences:
- a CDS encoding TonB-dependent receptor, with protein sequence MSNSIDFCWKKHKLLPLVAAISVSLSGVANAKLLTEKIVVTAQKRVQNLQEVGVSVTAFNDEQLKALGWDNSMDVAAQTPGLVATSNTGDTSNIALFSIRGVNQGDFAEGQEAPIAIYNDEVYLSSPGASGAPSFDLARIEVLRGPQGTLYGRNATGGLVHFISNKPTEYFESSIGLTVAEYGQFGVTGFVSGALSDNVQGRLAIYDNKDDGYVSNAIGPDYRSDDTTSVRAMLNVDISDETSLLMIGRMTDIDTRGGVYHNRATKSTADGPVFCQSGDTDCGAGIRYDANGDLEEFQGFFDGDKSALTSGSLFDPRNGQLDDGIGGVHDGAFDFDGGVDRESSSLTAILNTKLSNGIHLTSVTDFTTSDKEYREEDDSSALNLVTYVSTADVDQLSQELRIDGDADKLRWTGGVYFLNIKNKFSGAFQFPSDGYLPKYLADSETDTVSIFGQVDIDLSEDLLLTAGLRWTEDDKELSYQLTGEGAVFADGSDFLYTGDVYDFNRTDSEFSGKLQLDWQANDDQLFYIGYNRGTKGGGFNTPSDGASLASEVGFEPEVLTSYEIGSKTSFADGNGRFNTSVFYYDYDNYQGFFFSGTTSLLINSEASFMGGEAELTYATDNDWDFLFGLSVLDTEVNGASNDGANVIKDQKALLAPEITANVLIRKEWELDGARIAAQLSTNYIGKEYFNLINSEATEAGNYALTNFRLSYFSGETWEASVFVNNVFDKEAVTFGYDISDFGNYSIYVVNPPRWAGVNFKYNWF
- a CDS encoding alpha/beta fold hydrolase, with the translated sequence MCLSYEQSNKTVTAYGIVFHYSLDGEISNPVLALVNMASVNLTAWEPVLPTLLESYRILRFDIRGTGKSARGKDHEFTFSQYADDLAAIMDVLQIPKAFVLGVAYGARTAAQFALRHEEKLTALGLFDVALTPPVEQSEQKALAAKARQLLAAAGEPEIVPKKSWRFYENRDAAFNAHTAHQHEPDTSEMLGNIKVPVLVACGRQDMNLPEARRIANAIPSGRFELMEMTGHGSPFYRPELFASMLNNFKHQLML
- a CDS encoding M20/M25/M40 family metallo-hydrolase; its protein translation is MLQKSSLLLLLCSLCSTYVAANQDVEQQIIQHVDTQLDESTALLKQLVNINSGTMNFAGVRRVGMLLKQKYDALGFTTQWLDGNTFGRAGHLIATYESTSHPDAAKILLIGHLDTVFAKDDDFQTITELANERLAGPGITDMKGGDVIMLAALQALQKQGLLQQLNIKVVMTGDEESSGKPLSLSKQAIIDAAIWADIALGFEDGDSNITTAVTSRRGSVNWSLTVKGKPAHSSQIFTDENGDGAIFETARILNEFRVQLQHEKLLSFNPGVIAGGTRVTQQDDKSNFSAFGKTNVIAKDTLVKGGIRAASPEQLERAKVVMQTIVSQNLRHTSAVLEFQSGYPPMAQTSNNNDLLALYSQVSVDLGYGKITAVNPRNAGAADISFAASHVDMSLDGLGLMGSGGHTKDEVADMSSFIKNMRKTAILIYRLSQ
- a CDS encoding DUF2986 domain-containing protein, with translation MNRRKKGNQILRARVKKANAKLNPSNKPKYISKADRETETTESTQEKNLVSEE
- a CDS encoding glycosyltransferase family 2 protein → MKLNAICIIKNEADIILETLNNALRFCDTVYVFDNGSTDGSWELICEKALSDKRIVIAAHTDEIYRNQFRNRVYNMFHHNFNASDWWYILDADEMLTEDPRPMLVKAMQRDKNQMRVWQAQFYFTDNDLVVYDQEDKSLNVSERRHYYRINWREPRFFRNSPSEKWPENISGKVPPFCQNLYHPSPVCRHYAERTPEQIKMRREIRLSNPYSFLHVKNKSDDDWLKRSEDCFYYQKGEEMVFPLIDRVSYYVNQTRYWLIWRAKNVLCVKTMLLNKVNKSV
- a CDS encoding glycosyltransferase family 2 protein; translation: MSIIRFSVVIPLYNKVDSVFRTLASICEQRFAAAEIIVIDDGSTDGSADKVATLNIPNLTLVKQKNKGVSAARNLGVTLAQHRHIAFIDADDQWTPFYLYEMSKLIQRFPKHQCFASNYQKVIEDGVYRNPKLAIGDISPIGCVMDNYFEVCAKGDLPFMPSSLVISRQLFKQIGGFPVGEAMGEDQALFSQIALQGSLIYSPLVLMLYHTDSENRACDRHIPQDILPFAKRLLAEVAAGQVNRLTAPFVLQYCAAHICHLAKMNIQAGQLTAAKQLLKHPVSKLKPLHRNLFGMWLITQYLFQQLQTWRE